A genomic region of Miscanthus floridulus cultivar M001 chromosome 3, ASM1932011v1, whole genome shotgun sequence contains the following coding sequences:
- the LOC136542370 gene encoding uncharacterized protein, with amino-acid sequence MPRSPSPSPSPSPERHQPARRRGGAAPSQMQLHHHHRGGGRSPSPPPRRSLRPRRAAAPSSRPLVDDFFPFPSSPSSSPSRPRQRGPSLEPSSSDSGADGGAAGSSASDRRRRKLKLVVKLSQLPPDQHHPRAPPPPPYSDGSDGAEDLAGDGSGDEEQVKPPKKRRIEPRADRSRHREVGGGGRSGHASAPRTKRPSVPGTARTTPLPDRKALEMILEKLQKKDTYGVFAEPVDPEELPDYHDVIEHPMDFGTVRKKLARNAYRSFEQFEDDVFLICSNAMQYNAPDTIYFRQAHSIQELARKKFQELRDEGIPTENPIKIEQKIRQNFCSGDPVKKPVLRYPDDDLDFLSRKEQVKRPNSNNVGDDMSFKNQVKKTMSKNSQDQSCLLQEERIKKPIPRNSEDNLSSSFHKELPKKLISRHSEDDLNSPSRKEQVRKLISKNSENDERSHFHKHQVKKSTPQSSKDDFSSQKKQIKKLIAKNGEDPVFPSCKRPIEDPICTNVENAGFSSTKRLSEKTISINREEDLDRCHQESSKEPSCRVEQDDQGNSCDEEAVKKPVCMDSHDAQGSDISAATVASVGDGSNGLSMSQPNATEPTGCTLANGVIDKDISSPLDEIRSEKTDDISAKPSYKPIVVDETRRKTYDASEEQPPMESDPVFDVFSAEPKELVNVGLDAEHSYAYARSLARFAGSLGAHGWRIASDRIRQALPADVKYGRGWVGEYEPPLPSILVVNDQPRYPKSSETNRRRNAPLPRDNERLRPTETNSPKDMRRITTCNNVVGVPGPLESPEFKPRLFGVTTEPQHRSTDTSSLHENHRVSGNVAKTKRTTHDQMRKGNSSSSARPLEMQLQKGASSGALDIPASNKMAGQPRPFLQPPESTRPQQMRKNDSSKSKIPIEMAPQQVECAKGAASGVHDTPSSNGQPKHFFQSQVAASSGVHDMHSSNGQPKHYFQSQAAASSGMHATPSPNGQPKHYFKSQAAASSGVHDMPSSNGQPKQFFQSQAVASSGVHDMPSNGQSNPLFQSQEAAVLQPKNEATWVYHGRPGDGKVGTSNKSRPSTSIGFINKNQSVNAATFAMNLNGQKIVSDHTKSAGTTAMPAQANIPNRGLDAPRNMFSAFPAAVRENQSIPSAPVAQSWISFGATTENKPTIVSPTFLDNNCGWKMPFANVQPSDDTKISAVPQFFRHPVQVLRENSVQNKGLVIFPQLVQPDFARSQGQPQWQGLVPHMQQKPGKDVLRPDLNIGFPSPGSPPARQSSGINLEAQQPDLALQL; translated from the exons ATGCCGCGGTCGCCGTcaccatcgccgtcgccgtcgccggagaggCACCAGCCTGCGCGCCGCAGGGGCGGCGCCGCCCCGTCCCAGATgcagctccaccaccaccaccgcggcGGCGGacgctcgccgtcgccgccgccccgccgctcgctccgcccgcgccgcgccgccgcgccctcCTCCCGCCCGCTCGTCGACGacttcttccccttcccctccTCGCCGTCGTCCTCGCCCTCCCGCCCCCGACAGCGGGGGCCGTCGCTGGAGCCGTCCAGCTCCGACTCCGGCGCCGACGGTGGCGCCGCCGGCTCATCGGCCTCCGACCGGCGCCGGCGCAAGCTCAAGCTCGTTGTCAAGCTCTCCCAGCTGCCCCCGGACCAGCACCACCCCCGGGCCCCACCTCCCCCACCCTACTCTGACGGCTCCGACGGGGCCGAGGACCTGGCCGGGGACGGAAGCGGCGACGAGGAGCAGGTCAAGCCGCCCAAGAAGCGCCGGATCGAGCCGCGCGCCGACAGATCTCGCCATCGCGAG gttggtggtggtgggaggAGCGGCCACGCGAGCGCGCCGCGGACGAAGCGGCCTTCGGTGCCAG GGACCGCGAGGACGACGCCGCTGCCAGACCGGAAGGCGCTGGAGATGATTCTCGAGAAGCTTCAAAA GAAGGATACGTACGGAGTGTTTGCGGAGCCAGTGGATCCAGAGGAG CTGCCTGATTACCACGATGTGATTGAGCACCCAATGGACTTCGGCACCGTCAGGAAGAAGCTTGCCAGGAATGCATATCGCTCATTCGAGCAATTTGAG GATGATGTGTTCTTAATTTGCAGCAACGCGATGCAGTACAATGCACCTGATACAATTTACTTCAGACAG GCTCATTCCATACAGGAGCTGGCAAGAAAGAAGTTTCAGGAACTGAGGGATGAGGGCATACCTACAGAAAACCCGATAAAGATTGAACAGAAAATTAGACAAAATTTCTGCAGTGGAGATCCGGTTAAGAAACCTGTTTTGAGGTATCCAGATGATGATCTAGACTTCTTGTCCCGCAAAGAGCAAGTTAAAAGACCCAATTCAAATAATGTGGGTGATGACATGAGCTTCAAAAATCAAGTTAAGAAAACCATGTCCAAGAATTCACAGGATCAAAGTTGCTTATTACAGGAAGAGCGAATTAAGAAACCCATTCCCAGAAATTCAGAGGACAATTTAAGTTCCTCATTCCACAAAGAGCTGCCTAAGAAACTGATCTCCAGACATTCGGAGGACGACCTGAACTCCCCATCTCGCAAAGAGCAAGTTCGGAAACTTATTTCAAAAAATTCAGAAAATGATGAACGCTCCCATTTCCACAAACATCAAGTCAAGAAGTCCACTCCGCAGAGTTCAAAGGACGACTTCTCATCCCAGAAAAAACAGATTAAGAAGCTAATCGCCAAAAATGGAGAAGATCCAGTTTTTCCATCCTGCAAAAGGCCCATTGAGGATCCCATTTGCACAAATGTTGAAAATGCAGGCTTCTCATCTACGAAAAGGCTTTCTGAGAAGACCATCAGTATAAACAGAGAAGAGGACCTTGATCGTTGTCACCAGGAGTCATCTAAGGAACCTAGTTGCAGAGTtgagcaagatgatcaaggtaacTCATGTGATGAAGAGGCTGTTAAAAAGCCAGTTTGTATGGATAGCCATGATGCCCAAGGATCAGATATCTCTGCTGCAACTGTTGCTTCTGTGGGAGATGGCTCTAATGGTTTAAGCATGTCACAGCCTAATGCTACTGAACCTACTGGTTGTACTCTTGCCAATGGGGTTATAGACAAAGATATCAGCTCTCCACTAGATGAAATAAGGTCTGAGAAGACTGATGATATTTCAG CCAAGCCTAGCTACAAGCCAATTGTGGTAGATGAGACTAGACGGAAAACTTATGATGCATCTGAAGAACAGCCTCCAATGGAATCTGATCCAGTTTTTGATGTTTTCTCTGCGGAACCAAAAGAGCTCGTTAAT GTTGGGCTTGATGCTGAACACTcatatgcatatgcaaggagtCTGGCTCGTTTTGCTGGTTCGCTTGGTGCTCATGGTTGGAGAATTGCTTCTGACCGCATTCGGCAAGCATTACCTGCTGATGTAAAGTATGGTCGTGGTTGGGTTGGAGAATATGAGCCTCCATTACCATCTATTCTTGTTGTGAATGATCAACCTAGATACCCGAAGAGCTCTGAGACAAATAGACGAAGGAATGCTCCTCTGCCTAGGGATAATGAAAGGCTCAGACCAACAGAAACTAATAGTCCAAAGGATATGAGACGGATAACCACTTGCAATAATGTAGTTGGAGTGCCTGGACCACTAGAGAGTCCAGAATTTAAGCCAAGATTATTTGGTGTTACCACTGAGCCTCAACACAGGAGCACAGACACATCATCACTGCATGAGAACCATAGAGTGTCTGGAAATGTTGCAAAGACCAAAAGAACAACCCATGATCAAATGAGAAAAGGCAATTCATCTTCCAGTGCCCGACCTCTTGAAATGCAGCTACAGAAAGGAGCTTCTTCTGGTGCGCTTGATATCCCTGCCTCAAACAAAATGGCTGGCCAGCCTAGACCATTTTTACAACCACCAGAATCAACTAGACCTCAGCAAATGAGAAAAAATGACTCATCAAAAAGCAAAATTCCAATTGAAATGGCACCACAGCAAGTTGAGTGTGCAAAAGGTGCTGCTTCTGGTGTGCATGATACTCCTTCCTCAAATGGGCAGCCTAAACACTTCTTCCAGTCACAAGTGGCAGCTTCCTCTGGTGTGCATGATATGCATTCCTCTAATGGGCAGCCTAAACACTACTTCCAGTCACAAGCAGCAGCTTCCTCTGGTATGCATGCTACGCCTTCCCCTAATGGGCAGCCTAaacactacttcaagtcacaggCAGCAGCTTCCTCTGGTGTGCATGATATGCCTTCCTCGAATGGGCAGCCTAAACAATTTTTCCAGTCACAAGCAGTAGCTTCTTCTGGTGTGCATGATATGCCCTCAAACGGGCAGTCTAACCCCTTGTTCCAGTCCCAAGAAGCAGCTGTGCTACAGCCCAAAAATGAAGCAACGTGGGTGTACCATGGACGACCTGGTGATGGAAAGGTTGGAACATCAAACAAAAGCAGACCATCCACCAGTATTGGGTTCATCAATAAAAATCAATCAGTAAATGCTGCAACTTTTGCCATGAATTTGAATGGACAAAAGATTGTTAGTGACCATACAAAATCAGCAGGCACAACCGCAATGCCTGCCCAGGCAAATATACCAAACAGAGGTCTTGATGCTCCTCGGAACATGTTCTCAGCATTTCCAGCTGCTGTTAGGGAGAACCAGAGCATTCCATCAGCTCCAGTGGCTCAATCTTGGATCTCATTTGGTGCTACTACAGAGAACAAACCAACCATTGTGAGCCCAACTTTCCTTGACAATAATTGTGGCTGGAAAATGCCATTTGCTAACGTCCAACCTTCTGATGATACCAAAATAAGTGCTGTTCCTCAGTTCTTTAGGCATCCTGTTCAGGTACTTAGAGAGAACTCGGTTCAAAACAAGGGTTTGGTAATATTTCCCCAGTTGGTGCAGCCAGATTTCGCGAGATCACAAGGGCAACCACAGTGGCAGGGGCTGGTTCCCCACATGCAACAGAAGCCAGGCAAGGATGTACTCCGCCCAGACTTGAACATTGGGTTCCCATCTCCAGGTTCACCACCAGCTCGACAATCGTCTGGCATCAATTTGGAAGCACAGCAGCCAGATCTCGCTCTGCAGTTATGA
- the LOC136546822 gene encoding cell wall protein AWA1-like, whose protein sequence is MEALSLIDVSAEDDLLYDLASPAPPRPDPPHAGSLVGAGATSVGSPSAAGRAADPDGVMVEQAPPEQTESPEQRKAKKGVNLRKSLAWDSAFFTSEGVLDTEELAIVNSTFRKTQGSRLPGIMEEMRRSGESTTSTLESETWAMESLETELFDNVRASIQRSLGKPDKVPGRPVAVSNTPKAIANVPRVAAKKGVDRMPQPKIRVPVSTSQGAGGRQRPQVTTKEPVAARVNLSGATEAKISSKPPRSLPRVAMMRSSTNTSVISGVSDKRSSTGGAVNRQAAGKTASTSAGLRSGRGTKSTSISRSGPFTSATSSHGVSMDNKPDTKTKLATLSSKNRTAQRVPVRPGSKSDISKTIPSRSSGNKIPAKGHADRASPSISPSSSMDSMSSVISGASTASTVGRMSHTSESLNALSPSLRKSNDCPPTPKLRPIVTDGHSSGTAASGDNLKAAAEITNQGKGFKPSGLRRPTPKIGYFDAEKYNDQNIGQQVQPQPSKIQCLPGTPKSQNMNVNATPATYGQQESKRTAAPHEENCASKSKVVKLLPLMVEVEPFKVAEPASHLTDPLVARPEAAQPQSMEVQCLLPATPNSHPTFGQQVLKPIAAPHEVSACKSNTAKAPLKAVQLELEAPLEAVPMEVEPFKLDEPEACRHLASLVKPKDKSFDQDAGGLLHQQLVAEPEACTRKTETVVVADYSKENIPALHQNIQANVDASSLVDLLTQKLSSISLGEATPNVAPRSCRE, encoded by the exons ATGGAGGCGCTTTCCCTCATCGACGTCTCCGCCGAGGACGATCTCCTCTACGACCTCGCCTCACCGGCCCCGCCGCGTCCCGATCCGCCCCACGCAG GGTCTCTGGTGGGCGCCGGGGCGACCTCCGTTGGTTCTCCGTCTGCGGCGGGCCGTGCTGCGGATCCGGACGGTGTGATGGTGGAGCAGGCGCCCCCTGAACAGACGGAGTCCCCGGAGCAGCGCAAGGCCAAGAAGGGGGTAAACCTCCGCAAGAGCTTGGCTTGGGACAGCGCCTTTTTTACCAGtgaag GTGTTCTCGATACTGAGGAATTGGCCATTGTGAACAGCACGTTCCGTAAGACCCAGGGTTCCAGGCTGCCTGGAATCATGGAGGAAATGAGGAGATCAGGGGAATCAACAACATCAACTCTGGAAAGTGAAACCTGGGCAATGGAAAGCCTTGAGACTGAACTATTTGACAATGTGCGTGCTTCGATCCAGAGGTCCCTTGGCAAACCTGATAAAGTTCCAGGTCGGCCTGTTGCTGTCTCAAACACCCCAAAGGCCATAGCTAATGTACCTCGTGTTGCAG CTAAAAAAGGTGTTGATCGGATGCCCCAGCCAAAG ATAAGGGTCCCTGTTTCGACAAGCCAAGGAGCTGGTGGCAGACAAAGGCCCCAAGTCACCACCAAAGAGCCTGTGGCTGCAAGAGTT AATTTGTCAGGAGCTACAGAAGCAAAGATATCCTCAAAACCTCCTAGGTCTCTGCCAAGAGTTGCTATGATGAGATCATCAACTAATACATCTGTCATATCTGGGGTTTCAGACAAAAGAAGCAGCACTG GGGGTGCTGTCAACAGGCAGGCAGCTGGTAAAACTGCCAGTACTTCAGCTGGCCTGAGATCTGGCAGGGGTACAAAGTCTACTTCAATCTCAAGATCAGGTCCCTTCACATCAGCAACTTCTTCCCATGGTGTGTCGATGGACAATAAGCCAGACACAAAAACCAAACTAGCAACCCTAAGCAGCAAGAATAGGACTGCCCAGAGGGTCCCTGTTCGTCCAGGATCAAAATCTGATATCAGCAAAACTATTCCCTCAAGATCATCAGGGAACAAGATCCCAGCTAAGGGCCATGCTGACCGTGCATCACCAAGCATTTCACCTAGCAGCTCCATGGATAGCATGAGCTCTGTCATATCTGGGGCTTCAACCGCTTCCACCGTAGGGAGGATGAGCCATACATCTGAGAGTTTGAATGCACTGTCCCCATCCCTCAGGAAGAGCAATGACTGCCCTCCAACTCCAAAGCTTAGGCCTATTGTCACAGATGGACATTCTTCTGGAACAGCAGCATCTGGAGATAATTTAAAAGCTGCTGCAGAAATAACCAACCAGGGAAAAGGCTTTAAGCCATCAGGGCTTCGGAGGCCCACACCCAAGATTGGTTATTTTGATGCT GAGAAATACAATGACCAAAACATTGGTCAACAGGTACAACCGCAACCTTCAAAGATCCAATGTCTACCTGGCACACCAAAATCTCAGAACATGAATGTGAATGCCACACCAGCTACCTACGGCCAACAGGAATCAAAAAGGACAGCAGCACCTCATGAGGAAAACTGTGCTTCCAAAAGTAAGGTGGTGAAGCTGCTGCCTCTTATGGTGGAAGTAGAGCCTTTTAAGGTGGCCGAACCAGCTTCACACCTGACTGATCCACTTGTGGCCAGACCTGAAGCT GCGCAACCACAATCCATGGAGGTCCAGTGCTTGCTACCCGCCACACCAAACTCTCATCCAACCTTTGGTCAGCAAGTATTAAAACCTATAGCAGCACCTCATGAGGTTAGTGCTTGCAAAAGTAACACAGCGAAGGCGCCTCTGAAAGCTGTGCAACTGGAATTAGAAGCTCCTCTAGAAGCTGTGCCAATGGAAGTAGAACCTTTTAAGCTGGACGAACCTGAAGCGTGCAGACACCTGGCCAGTCTGGTGAAACCCAAA GACAAATCCTTTGACCAAGACGCTGGAGGACTGCTGCATCAGCAACTTGTCGCCGAACCAGAAGCGTGCACGCGCAAGACTGAGACAGTGGTGGTTGCAGACTATTCAAAGGAGAACATCCCGGCTTTGCATCAGAATATACAAGCTAATGTCGATGCGAGTTCATTAGTTGATCTGCTGACCCAGAAGCTATCCTCCATTTCCCTTGGGGAGGCTACCCCAAACGTGGCCCCCAGGTCCTGCAGGGAATGA